The proteins below come from a single Maylandia zebra isolate NMK-2024a linkage group LG23, Mzebra_GT3a, whole genome shotgun sequence genomic window:
- the LOC106676880 gene encoding E3 SUMO-protein ligase ZBED1-like: MEAHLRVVGPMNGKFVFHKRPDGTIDKGKVVCLECKKEFAYHRSSSSLAYHLNAKHPAASAATASSEDVSNIASQSKAFRQTKLENTPRMSKSATDRLTNVIAKWIAMNCRPINIVEDEGLTEVLQIASNDPSYKPPCRTTVTTKISKMYDGEKKNKLEILAEDSPNCVAITGDHWTSAGNHSYFGVTGHFIDSEWNLNSFALTVMRTETRHFADKCAEQFLKVANDWGIENKISTIGTDSAANMLAAMRALPYEHIACNAHILQRTITVCLDSSGFVGVLAKCRKIVGHFKQSPASTTELNQQQVALGKKSDQLIQDVPTRWNSTLAMVSRLLCNREAVQATLDQQNHRLVLPTEAEWAKLQRLELLLEPCKYVTELLGGEAYVSCSVVLPAFRHLYRVMDITDDDPAYVVKFKNAFQKDLAARRANGNEIWFEVATALDPRFKDLKCLPREKREQVWTILENMLQAAEPRRADSLQPSTEDDGPAQKKRRSELLLGSDSDSEDGIESGELQRYRAEPSISIDDCPLQWWYAHSGVYEKLSVLAQKYLASPATSVPCERLFSLAGHIVQKKRAALLPENVTRLVCLSDWLRKKK, from the exons ATGGAGGCGCATCTGAGAGTTGTTGGCCCAATGAACGGGAAATTTGTATTTCATAAACGCCCTGACGGCACCATTGACAAAGGTAAAGTGGTCTGCCTAGAGTGTAAGAAGGAGTTTGCTTACCACCGAAGCAGCTCAAGTTTGGCCTATCACCTCAACGCAAAGCACCCAGCCGCGAGTGCAGCAACAGCTAGCAGTGAAGACGTTAGCAATATAGCAAGCCAGAGCAAAGCTTTTCGCCAAACAAAACTAGAGAATACCCCTCGTATGAGCAAGTCTGCGACCGACAGGCTGACTAATGTTATTGCCAAGTGGATAGCGATGAACTGTAGGCCGATAAATATAGTAGAGGACGAAGGATTGACAGAGGTGTTGCAAATTGCGTCCAATGACCCGTCATACAAGCCGCCGTGCAGGACTACAGTAACGACCAAAATCAGCAAAATGTACGACggcgaaaagaaaaacaaacttgagATTTTGGCGGAGGATTCTCCCAACTGTGTTGCTATAACCGGAGATCACTGGACCTCAGCTGGCAACCACAGCTATTTTGGGGTGACTGGACACTTTATTGATAGTGAGTGGAACCTCAACTCATTTGCACTGACCGTCATGAGAACAGAAACCAGGCACTTTGCTGATAAATGCGCCGAACAGTTCCTCAAGGTAGCAAATGACTGGGGTATTGAAAACAAGATATCCACCATTGGCACAGACAGCGCAGCAAACATGCTGGCTGCTATGAGAGCACTTCCATATGAGCACATCGCCTGCAATGCTCACATTCTCCAGAGGACCATCACGGTATGTCTCGATAGCAGTGGTTTTGTCGGTGTACTGGCAAAGTGCCGCAAGATTGTTGGTCATTTTAAACAAAGCCCTGCGAGTACCACAGAACTTAACCAACAACAAGTAGCACTCGGAAAGAAGAGCGATCAACTTATACAGGATGTACCCACCAGGTGGAACTCGACTCTCGCAATGGTCTCACGCCTCCTATGTAACCGAGAGgctgtccaggctacgttggacCAACAGAACCACAGGTTGGTCTTGCCAACCGAAGCTGAGTGGGCGAAACTGCAGAGGCTGGAGCTCCTGCTTGAACCATGCAA GTATGTGACAGAGCTGCTGGGTGGTGAGGCCTACGTCTCTTGCTCTGTAGTGCTGCCTGCTTTTCGCCATCTGTACCGTGTCATGGACATTACTGATGATGATCCTGCCTACGTGGTGAAGTTCAAGAATGCCTTCCAGAAGGATCTGGCAGCACGACGAGCTAATGGCAACGAGATATGGTTCGAGGTGGCCACAGCATTGGATCCACGGTTTAAGGATTTGAAATGTCTTCCAAGAGAAAAGAGGGAACAG gtgTGGACCATTCTGGAGAATATGCTCCAGGCAGCAGAGCCCAGAAGAGCAGATAGTCTCCAGCCCTCCACAGAGGATGATGGACCAGctcagaagaagaggaggagcgaACTCCTTCTGGGGTCTGACTCTGACTCAGAAGATGGAATTGAGTCTGGAGAGCTGCAGCGCTACAGAGCAGAACCCAGCATCAGTATTGATGACTGTCCCCTGCAGTGGTGGTATGCTCACTCAGGAGTCTATGAAAAGCTGTCAGTCCTAGCACAAAAGTACCTGGCCTCCCCAGCTACCTCTGTACCCTGTGAGAGACTCTTTAGCCTTGCAGGCCACATAGTGCAAAAGAAAAGGGCAGCCTTGCTTCCAGAAAATGTTACCAGGCTGGTGTGTCTTAGCGACTGGCTGAGGAAGAAGAAATGA
- the LOC143415204 gene encoding LOW QUALITY PROTEIN: uncharacterized protein LOC143415204 (The sequence of the model RefSeq protein was modified relative to this genomic sequence to represent the inferred CDS: inserted 2 bases in 1 codon; deleted 2 bases in 1 codon; substituted 4 bases at 4 genomic stop codons), producing MTVKTEHRKNSAAPKVPVSTMASIIHKRKKSKKHHNSHLSWPPNNFEXSRQKVLIRVVTKNQMLIHIHSSELQDGFEEKGEPSKRTIISETFDQSGLYDGLARQKPFLSKRHITVNLKFTFRHLQISXTMXNKVLXSNEKDLAHWLXASCLEETRRCSLPGQYHLYSEAWWWWQRMAGVFFGSRNLKDRSGSRERLMQQCIETCLIKNLLQSSLDLGVGKSFIFKTGQRPKAVNITKECYEITL from the exons ATGACAGTTAAAACTGAGCATAG AAAAAACTCTGCAGCACCAAAGGTCCCAGTGAGCACAATGGCCTCCATCATCCATAAAAGGAAGAAATCCAAAAAACACCACAACTCTCACTTGAGCTGGCCACCAAATAATTTTGAGTAATCAAGGCAGAAGGTTTTAATCAGAGTGGTGACCAAGAACCAGAtgctcattcat attcattcatcagaACTCCAAGATGGCTTTGAGGAAAAAGGAGAACCTTCCAAAAGGACTATAATTTCTGAAACATTCGACCAATCCGGCCTATATGATGGACTGGCCAGACAGAAACCATTCCTCAGTAAAAGGCACATAACCGTCAACTTGAAGTTTACCTTTAGGCACCTGCAGATCTCATAGACCATGTGAAACAAAGTTCTGTAGTCTAATGAAAAAGACTTAGCTCACTGGTT AGCATCATGTCTGGAAGAAACCAGGCGCTGCTCCTTACCTGGTCAATACCATCTCTACagtgaagcatggtggtggtggcAGCGGATGGCAGGGGTGTTTTTTGGCAGCAGAAATTTAAAAGACCGGTCAGGGTCGAGGGAAAGATTAATGCAGCAATGTATAGAGACATGTTTGATCAAAAACCTGCTCCAGAGCTCTCTGGACCTTGGAGTGGGGAAAAGCTTTATCTTCAAAACAGGACAAAGGCCCAAAGCAGTCAATATAACAAAGGAGTGCTATGAGATCACTCTGTGA